The proteins below are encoded in one region of Silene latifolia isolate original U9 population chromosome 2, ASM4854445v1, whole genome shotgun sequence:
- the LOC141642751 gene encoding uncharacterized protein LOC141642751 yields MLKMVSKSFLLFGFLVVAFLVSSKVTARDLAETSTDADKEVKGVEDAKYGGQYGGGGGQYGGGGRQYGGGGGQYGGGGQYGGGGHHGGGGGQYGGGGGHGGCNYGCCGHHGYNGCSRCCALNEKVEGKPNN; encoded by the exons ATGCTGAAAATGGTTTCTAAGTCTTTTCTTTTGTTCGGTTTTCTAGTCGTTGCTTTCCTCGTCTCTTCTAAAGTTACAGCTCGTGACTTAGCTGAAACCAGCACTGATG CTGACAAAGAAGTAAAAGGCGTTGAAGATGCCAAATATGGTGGACAGTACGGTGGTGGCGGCGGACAGTACGGTGGCGGCGGCAGACAGTACGGTGGCGGCGGCGGACAGTACGGTGGTGGAGGACAGTACGGCGGTGGTGGAcaccatggtggtggtggtggacagTACGGCGGTGGTGGTGGACATGGAGGCTGTAATTATGGATGCTGTGGACATCATGGATATAACGGATGCTCAAGGTGCTGTGCTCTTAACGAGAAAGTTGAAGGCAAGCCCAACAACTAA